The genomic region GAAGAGGATAGCCCAACACGCGGTCTACAGATTCACTCCGAGAACGGACTCCACGGGGATGAAGATCTTGATGGCTTGAGCGAACGAGTACGTCCCGTGCCGGACAGATTCCACGAGGTTCCGCTACGTCGCCATCCCCTCATCCGCTTGAGAGGATCGAGTGCGCGAACGGGAAGCAGCCGAAGACTCCCTCCATGCACCGCACTGCCAGACGGCAGCAGGAACTCCATGAATTTGCCCAACATTTCGAGGAGGCGATACATGAGGAGGACGAACCCTTGCACAGATTCTACTTGTCTCAATTTCACCAGCATCAAGAACCCACATCTATTCCGCGGCGACTGCATCATCTTCCCGGATCACTAAACCGGTTTGAGCGTGACCTGATTGTATCCCTACCGTCAACTCCACTACATCCCAACAGCACAATTCACGATATCAAAGGGGGTTACCCTTTGCAAGTTGAATCTAGCGAAAGAGCGAGGTTGGCACCTGCTCCTCGATTGATTCCATGAGCGACGTCATCCGCCGCTCGACATCCGCATCACCCTGCGCACGCTTCCGTTCAACTTCGAACAACTGATGGGCCAGGTTGATCGCCGTCAACACGGCGAGCTTCGACGGAGTCGTCGTATTCATTCCCTCCGCGAGACTACGCATCTGGCTATCGACAAAACTCGCGAGCCGCCGAATATACCCCTCGTCCGCCTCCCCGCGGATCGCAAACCGTTGGCCATAGATTTCCACGTCAATGGTCTTCGTCAAGGGCCACCTCCTTGCGTTCTTCAAAGCACTCCAACAACTCAACGTCGCCGAGGACTTTTTCGATGCGGGACTTGATATCGATACGCTCTTGCTCCC from Nitrospirota bacterium harbors:
- a CDS encoding cell division protein ZapA; translation: MTKTIDVEIYGQRFAIRGEADEGYIRRLASFVDSQMRSLAEGMNTTTPSKLAVLTAINLAHQLFEVERKRAQGDADVERRMTSLMESIEEQVPTSLFR